GCCATGGTGACGTTCCTGACCGAGATCACCTCCAACACGGCGATCGCCGCCATCTTCATGCCGATCATGGCGAGCCTGGCCACCGCGCTGGGCGCCGCACCCACGGGCCTGATGGTCGTGGCCGCCCTGGCCGGCTCGCTGGCGTTCATGCTGCCCGTGGGCACGCCGCCCAACGCCATCGTGTTCAGCTCCGGCCGGGTGACGATCCGGCAGATGATCCGGGTGGGCTTCTTCCTCAACCTGGCGGCCATCGCCACCATCACGCTGATCGGCTGCTTCTGGGTCCCGCTGGTCTGGGGCCGATAGCGCCGGATGCGCGCTCACAGGACCGCCCCGGCATGGGCCGGGGCGGTTTTCCGCGCGGTCAGGTACGAGTTTGTGAGTATCGTATTTTGTATATTCCCCCTAGATGGAAGAGGAATACAACGGGCGGTGGGGAATTCTGATGAACACTACAGACCGGGAAAGGCACAGAGGGGGGAGGCTCCCGGTCACCATATGGGAGGGGTAGGAGGATGAAGCGTCCCTCACGTCTGACCGCGCTGCTGCTGGCTGTCGCCATGCTCGCCATGGCGGCCTGTTCCCGGCCGGCGGAGACCCAGGGGCCGGACGGCGGTACGAGTACGTCCCAGGACGGCTCGGGCCAGGGCGGCACGGGCGGAACCGACCCGTCCGGCGGGCCGCGGCGGGGGCCCAACGGCGAGGTCTACGGCGGCACCTACCGCATGGCCATCGGCGCCGAGCCCGCGGTGATGGACCCGCAGCTGGACACGACGCTGCAGGTGTACCGCCTGGCCCGAAACCTGTTCAACACCCTGGTCCGCTACAGGGGCACCACGCTGGAGCTGGAGCCCGAGCTGCTGGCCGAGATGCCGACCGTGTCCGCGGACGGGCGCACGTACTCCTTCCGGCTCCGGGAGGGCGTGAAGTTCCACAACGGGGTCGAGCTGACCACCAAGGACGTCAAGTATACGATTGAGCGCATGCTCAACCCCGCGACGATGGCCAAGAACACCTGGGTGTTCCACGACATCGTCGGCGCGGACGAGATGCTGGAGGGCAAGGCCACCGAGCTGGCCGGCCTGAAAGTCACGGGCCCCTACACCTTTGAGATCACCCTGAAGGAGCCGTTCGGGCCGTTTCTGAGCAACCTGGCCACCGCGCCGGCTTCGATCCTGCCGGCCGACTACGCCGCGGAGAAGGGCGAGGCCTTCGCCCGGGAGCCCGTCGGCACCGGCCCGTTCAAGCTGAAGGAGTGGCGTCCCAATGAGCTGATCGTGCTGGAGCGCAACCCGGACTACTTCGAGGAGGGCTATCCGTTCCTGGACGCCATCGAGTACCGGGTGATCGCCGATGAGTCGACCCGCTGGCTCGAGTTCGAGATGGGCAACCTCGACAGCAACGACATCCCCACCGTGGAGTGGGAGAACGCCACGCAGTCGGGCCGGTGGAAGATCTGGGAGACCACGACCCTGAACACCTACTACCTGGTCCTGAACCACCGGTTCTACCCTGACAAGCGGCTGCGGGAGGCCGTGTCGCTGGCCATCGACCGGCAGA
The nucleotide sequence above comes from Symbiobacterium thermophilum IAM 14863. Encoded proteins:
- a CDS encoding ABC transporter substrate-binding protein, with the translated sequence MKRPSRLTALLLAVAMLAMAACSRPAETQGPDGGTSTSQDGSGQGGTGGTDPSGGPRRGPNGEVYGGTYRMAIGAEPAVMDPQLDTTLQVYRLARNLFNTLVRYRGTTLELEPELLAEMPTVSADGRTYSFRLREGVKFHNGVELTTKDVKYTIERMLNPATMAKNTWVFHDIVGADEMLEGKATELAGLKVTGPYTFEITLKEPFGPFLSNLATAPASILPADYAAEKGEAFAREPVGTGPFKLKEWRPNELIVLERNPDYFEEGYPFLDAIEYRVIADESTRWLEFEMGNLDSNDIPTVEWENATQSGRWKIWETTTLNTYYLVLNHRFYPDKRLREAVSLAIDRQKIIDTIHNGTGIPAAGLTSPGIVGALTDAPGFPYDPERARQIIRENGFEGLTITAWQRGGDKVTDTNLAIQQMLAEVGLNYVVEIYDSATYAAARSRGEIPANQGNWYADYPDPDNFLWTFFHSSSSTAMSVGVNDPEVDAILERARIDTDVQRRSRDYQELERRLLYEEYAMIPLWHLKSYFVSQPYVHGFQLNPVFVYDYKTVWKDVQ